From one Mytilus edulis chromosome 1, xbMytEdul2.2, whole genome shotgun sequence genomic stretch:
- the LOC139485383 gene encoding protein bicaudal D-like isoform X1: protein MSDPSSADQSVEELRREVERLQTELAETTQEKVQAAEYGLAVLEEKQQLQQQIEEIETQYETLKQELDTAKEALNKHQDTFRKQQKSGIHHEDTFLQETATREESYKTSINELETELKSFKQSFDRSSAENERLHQAVLELQQQTDTLEDQRRQYKNDISEFRKRENRNLADYAELEEENISLQKTVSQLKQSQVEFEGMKHEIRRLHEELDDLNIQLDENTSLKKIVEKNLEEALNSLQHEREQKHSLKKELDQRINQESMFNLSNLAHMSGLSEGLPNSRSEIIDDTDEGQGEHDNPALRRIEADFQNDDTKSLVKPGPGKVNDILSEIQENEVKKLEQLLDQSEQEKGELQKALDEAQKLIEDTQQDLIEQKKRADQLKSHINSVIKERETELGMDDDSTDLDELIANETDPDKKSLLELKKNLRVNERKYSKALSEISTLNDEINNLQARGQHGTVRYDEKEFGHALEDLRNKCNQYENTIKDLEKDLKAMTMAASEAQGSLNTTQDELVKATEEMAQLYHLVCEVNGETPSRVMLDHAKAAAQLSRDGSRSSSEEKEDPNPKKNGDKSPRKTKSKAKKNYDDIKGDPISCYKLTETVIDQVKYLKRAVEHLMEVSRQRNGDNENTDVQELQEQVVKLKAMLSTKREQIATLRSVLKANKSTAEVALANLKQKYDTEKVIVTETMMKLRNELKALKEDAATFASLRAMFAQRCDEYVTQLDEMQRQLASAEEEKKTLNSLLRMAIQQKLTLTQRLEDLEFDRERRNMRRGQGGRNKMGTSKVCFNLSNPCSGNNMLDKGNNNIGQTEK, encoded by the exons GCATTAAACAAACATCAGGACACATTTCGTAAGCAACAAAAAAGTGGAATTCACCATGAAGACACATTCCTACAGGAAACAGCTACAAGGGAAGAAAGTTATAAAACATCAATCAATGAACTTGAGACTGaattaaaatcattcaaacagtcCTTCGATCGGAGCTCAGCCGAAAATGAGCGATTACATCAAGCAGTTTTGGAATTACAACAACAAACTGATACATTAGAAGATCAAAGAAGAcaatataaaaatgacatttccGAGTTCAGAAAACGGGAAAATCGAAATTTGGCTGATTATGCTGAACTCGAAGAAGAAAACATTTCACTCCAAAAAACAGTTTCTCAGTTAAAACAGAGTCAGGTTGAATTTGAAGGAATGAAACATGAAATTCGAAGACTTCATGAAGAACTTGACGATCTTAACATTCAATTGGATGAAAACAcaagtttgaaaaaaattgttgaaaaaaatttaGAAGAAGCATTAAATTCATTACAACATGAGCGAGAACAAAAACATTCACTCAAGAAAGAACTTGACCAAAGAATTAATCAAGAATCTATGTTTAATTTAAGTAATTTAGCTCACATGAGCGGGCTCAGTGAAGGACTACCAAATAGTAGATCAGAAATTATTGATGACACTGACGAAGGACAGGGTGAACACGATAATCCTGCATTAAGGAGGATAGAGGCAGACTTCCAAAATGATGATACAAAATCTCTCGTTAAACCAGGTCCTGGTAAAGTGAATGACATTCTTAGTGAAATTCAAGAGAATGAGGTTAAAAAATTAGAACAACTTTTAGATCAAAGTGAACAAGAAAAAGGTGAACTTCAAAAAGCTTTAGATGAGGCTCAAAAGCTGATTGAGGACACTCAGCAGGACCTTATAGAACAAAAGAAACGTGCCGATCAATTGAAATCTCATATAAATTCTGTGATAAAGGAAAGAGAGACGGAGCTTGGCATGGATGATGATTCAACCGATTTAGATGAATTGATAGCCAATGAAACTGATCCAGATAAGAAATCGTTACTGGAACTGAAAAAGAATCTCCGTGTTAATGAAAGGAAATATTCCAAAGCCCTTTCTGAAATAAGTACTCTAAATGATGAGATTAACAACCTTCAAGCTAGAGGTCAGCACGGTACTGTCAGATATGATGAGAAAGAATTCGGTCATGCTTTAGAGGACCTCAGGAATAAGTGTAATCAGTATGAAAATACAATTAAAGACTTAGAAAAAGATTTGAAAGCCATGACAATGGCTGCTTCAGAGGCTCAGGGAAGTTTGAATACAACTCAAGATGAACTTGTAAAGGCCACAGAAGAAATGGCACAGCTTTATCATCTTGTATGTGAAGTGAATGGTGAAACTCCAAGCCGAGTTATGCTTGACCATGCCAAGGCTGCCGCACAATTGTCTCGAGATGGTTCACGTAGCAGTAGTGAAGAGAAAGAAGACCCTAACCCTAAAAAGAACGGTGATAAATCACCAAGGAAGACCAAATCAAAAGCTAAGAAGAATTATGATGATATCAAAGGCGATCCGATATCATGTTACAAACTTACCGAAACTGTCATCGATCAGGTTAAATATTTGAAGAGGGCAGTAGAGCATTTGATGGAAGTGTCACGACAACGTAATGGCGATAACGAGAATACGGATGTTCAGGAATTACAAGAACAAGTTGTTAAACTGAAAGCCATGTTGTCTACAAAACGAGAACAAATAGCAACATTGAGAAGTGTGCTCAAGGCAAACAAATCAACTGCTGAAGTAGCATTAgctaatttgaaacaaaaatatgaCACTGAAAAAGTGATTGTCACTGAGACAATGATGAAGCTGAGAAACGAACTGAAAGCATTGAAAGAAGATGCGGCCACATTTGCATCTCTGAGAGCAATGTTTGCACAGCGTTGTGATGAATATGTCACACAACTGGATGAAATGCAGAGACAGTTGGCGAGCGCAGAGGAAGAGAAGAAGACATTGAATTCATTGTTACGAATGGCAATTCAACAAAAACTTACCCTTACACAGAGGTTGGAAGATCTGGAATTTGACAGAGAACGACGGAATATGCGTAGAGGACAAGGCGGACGCAATAAAATGGGGACTTCCAAA GTTTGTTTCAATCTTTCTAATCCATGTTCTGGAAATAACA tGCTAGATAAAGGGAATAACAATATTGGACagacagaaaaatga
- the LOC139485383 gene encoding protein bicaudal D homolog 1-like isoform X4 encodes MSDPSSADQSVEELRREVERLQTELAETTQEKVQAAEYGLAVLEEKQQLQQQIEEIETQYETLKQELDTAKEALNKHQDTFRKQQKSGIHHEDTFLQETATREESYKTSINELETELKSFKQSFDRSSAENERLHQAVLELQQQTDTLEDQRRQYKNDISEFRKRENRNLADYAELEEENISLQKTVSQLKQSQVEFEGMKHEIRRLHEELDDLNIQLDENTSLKKIVEKNLEEALNSLQHEREQKHSLKKELDQRINQESMFNLSNLAHMSGLSEGLPNSRSEIIDDTDEGQGEHDNPALRRIEADFQNDDTKSLVKPGPGKVNDILSEIQENEVKKLEQLLDQSEQEKGELQKALDEAQKLIEDTQQDLIEQKKRADQLKSHINSVIKERETELGMDDDSTDLDELIANETDPDKKSLLELKKNLRVNERKYSKALSEISTLNDEINNLQARGQHGTVRYDEKEFGHALEDLRNKCNQYENTIKDLEKDLKAMTMAASEAQGSLNTTQDELVKATEEMAQLYHLVCEVNGETPSRVMLDHAKAAAQLSRDGSRSSSEEKEDPNPKKNGDKSPRKTKSKAKKNYDDIKGDPISCYKLTETVIDQVKYLKRAVEHLMEVSRQRNGDNENTDVQELQEQVVKLKAMLSTKREQIATLRSVLKANKSTAEVALANLKQKYDTEKVIVTETMMKLRNELKALKEDAATFASLRAMFAQRCDEYVTQLDEMQRQLASAEEEKKTLNSLLRMAIQQKLTLTQRLEDLEFDRERRNMRRGQGGRNKMGTSKVCFNLSNPCSGNNK; translated from the exons GCATTAAACAAACATCAGGACACATTTCGTAAGCAACAAAAAAGTGGAATTCACCATGAAGACACATTCCTACAGGAAACAGCTACAAGGGAAGAAAGTTATAAAACATCAATCAATGAACTTGAGACTGaattaaaatcattcaaacagtcCTTCGATCGGAGCTCAGCCGAAAATGAGCGATTACATCAAGCAGTTTTGGAATTACAACAACAAACTGATACATTAGAAGATCAAAGAAGAcaatataaaaatgacatttccGAGTTCAGAAAACGGGAAAATCGAAATTTGGCTGATTATGCTGAACTCGAAGAAGAAAACATTTCACTCCAAAAAACAGTTTCTCAGTTAAAACAGAGTCAGGTTGAATTTGAAGGAATGAAACATGAAATTCGAAGACTTCATGAAGAACTTGACGATCTTAACATTCAATTGGATGAAAACAcaagtttgaaaaaaattgttgaaaaaaatttaGAAGAAGCATTAAATTCATTACAACATGAGCGAGAACAAAAACATTCACTCAAGAAAGAACTTGACCAAAGAATTAATCAAGAATCTATGTTTAATTTAAGTAATTTAGCTCACATGAGCGGGCTCAGTGAAGGACTACCAAATAGTAGATCAGAAATTATTGATGACACTGACGAAGGACAGGGTGAACACGATAATCCTGCATTAAGGAGGATAGAGGCAGACTTCCAAAATGATGATACAAAATCTCTCGTTAAACCAGGTCCTGGTAAAGTGAATGACATTCTTAGTGAAATTCAAGAGAATGAGGTTAAAAAATTAGAACAACTTTTAGATCAAAGTGAACAAGAAAAAGGTGAACTTCAAAAAGCTTTAGATGAGGCTCAAAAGCTGATTGAGGACACTCAGCAGGACCTTATAGAACAAAAGAAACGTGCCGATCAATTGAAATCTCATATAAATTCTGTGATAAAGGAAAGAGAGACGGAGCTTGGCATGGATGATGATTCAACCGATTTAGATGAATTGATAGCCAATGAAACTGATCCAGATAAGAAATCGTTACTGGAACTGAAAAAGAATCTCCGTGTTAATGAAAGGAAATATTCCAAAGCCCTTTCTGAAATAAGTACTCTAAATGATGAGATTAACAACCTTCAAGCTAGAGGTCAGCACGGTACTGTCAGATATGATGAGAAAGAATTCGGTCATGCTTTAGAGGACCTCAGGAATAAGTGTAATCAGTATGAAAATACAATTAAAGACTTAGAAAAAGATTTGAAAGCCATGACAATGGCTGCTTCAGAGGCTCAGGGAAGTTTGAATACAACTCAAGATGAACTTGTAAAGGCCACAGAAGAAATGGCACAGCTTTATCATCTTGTATGTGAAGTGAATGGTGAAACTCCAAGCCGAGTTATGCTTGACCATGCCAAGGCTGCCGCACAATTGTCTCGAGATGGTTCACGTAGCAGTAGTGAAGAGAAAGAAGACCCTAACCCTAAAAAGAACGGTGATAAATCACCAAGGAAGACCAAATCAAAAGCTAAGAAGAATTATGATGATATCAAAGGCGATCCGATATCATGTTACAAACTTACCGAAACTGTCATCGATCAGGTTAAATATTTGAAGAGGGCAGTAGAGCATTTGATGGAAGTGTCACGACAACGTAATGGCGATAACGAGAATACGGATGTTCAGGAATTACAAGAACAAGTTGTTAAACTGAAAGCCATGTTGTCTACAAAACGAGAACAAATAGCAACATTGAGAAGTGTGCTCAAGGCAAACAAATCAACTGCTGAAGTAGCATTAgctaatttgaaacaaaaatatgaCACTGAAAAAGTGATTGTCACTGAGACAATGATGAAGCTGAGAAACGAACTGAAAGCATTGAAAGAAGATGCGGCCACATTTGCATCTCTGAGAGCAATGTTTGCACAGCGTTGTGATGAATATGTCACACAACTGGATGAAATGCAGAGACAGTTGGCGAGCGCAGAGGAAGAGAAGAAGACATTGAATTCATTGTTACGAATGGCAATTCAACAAAAACTTACCCTTACACAGAGGTTGGAAGATCTGGAATTTGACAGAGAACGACGGAATATGCGTAGAGGACAAGGCGGACGCAATAAAATGGGGACTTCCAAA GTTTGTTTCAATCTTTCTAATCCATGTTCTGGAAATAACA AATGA
- the LOC139485383 gene encoding protein bicaudal D homolog 1-like isoform X6, translating to MSDPSSADQSVEELRREVERLQTELAETTQEKVQAAEYGLAVLEEKQQLQQQIEEIETQYETLKQELDTAKEALNKHQDTFRKQQKSGIHHEDTFLQETATREESYKTSINELETELKSFKQSFDRSSAENERLHQAVLELQQQTDTLEDQRRQYKNDISEFRKRENRNLADYAELEEENISLQKTVSQLKQSQVEFEGMKHEIRRLHEELDDLNIQLDENTSLKKIVEKNLEEALNSLQHEREQKHSLKKELDQRINQESMFNLSNLAHMSGLSEGLPNSRSEIIDDTDEGQGEHDNPALRRIEADFQNDDTKSLVKPGPGKVNDILSEIQENEVKKLEQLLDQSEQEKGELQKALDEAQKLIEDTQQDLIEQKKRADQLKSHINSVIKERETELGMDDDSTDLDELIANETDPDKKSLLELKKNLRVNERKYSKALSEISTLNDEINNLQARGQHGTVRYDEKEFGHALEDLRNKCNQYENTIKDLEKDLKAMTMAASEAQGSLNTTQDELVKATEEMAQLYHLVCEVNGETPSRVMLDHAKAAAQLSRDGSRSSSEEKEDPNPKKNGDKSPRKTKSKAKKNYDDIKGDPISCYKLTETVIDQVKYLKRAVEHLMEVSRQRNGDNENTDVQELQEQVVKLKAMLSTKREQIATLRSVLKANKSTAEVALANLKQKYDTEKVIVTETMMKLRNELKALKEDAATFASLRAMFAQRCDEYVTQLDEMQRQLASAEEEKKTLNSLLRMAIQQKLTLTQRLEDLEFDRERRNMRRGQGGRNKMGTSKC from the exons GCATTAAACAAACATCAGGACACATTTCGTAAGCAACAAAAAAGTGGAATTCACCATGAAGACACATTCCTACAGGAAACAGCTACAAGGGAAGAAAGTTATAAAACATCAATCAATGAACTTGAGACTGaattaaaatcattcaaacagtcCTTCGATCGGAGCTCAGCCGAAAATGAGCGATTACATCAAGCAGTTTTGGAATTACAACAACAAACTGATACATTAGAAGATCAAAGAAGAcaatataaaaatgacatttccGAGTTCAGAAAACGGGAAAATCGAAATTTGGCTGATTATGCTGAACTCGAAGAAGAAAACATTTCACTCCAAAAAACAGTTTCTCAGTTAAAACAGAGTCAGGTTGAATTTGAAGGAATGAAACATGAAATTCGAAGACTTCATGAAGAACTTGACGATCTTAACATTCAATTGGATGAAAACAcaagtttgaaaaaaattgttgaaaaaaatttaGAAGAAGCATTAAATTCATTACAACATGAGCGAGAACAAAAACATTCACTCAAGAAAGAACTTGACCAAAGAATTAATCAAGAATCTATGTTTAATTTAAGTAATTTAGCTCACATGAGCGGGCTCAGTGAAGGACTACCAAATAGTAGATCAGAAATTATTGATGACACTGACGAAGGACAGGGTGAACACGATAATCCTGCATTAAGGAGGATAGAGGCAGACTTCCAAAATGATGATACAAAATCTCTCGTTAAACCAGGTCCTGGTAAAGTGAATGACATTCTTAGTGAAATTCAAGAGAATGAGGTTAAAAAATTAGAACAACTTTTAGATCAAAGTGAACAAGAAAAAGGTGAACTTCAAAAAGCTTTAGATGAGGCTCAAAAGCTGATTGAGGACACTCAGCAGGACCTTATAGAACAAAAGAAACGTGCCGATCAATTGAAATCTCATATAAATTCTGTGATAAAGGAAAGAGAGACGGAGCTTGGCATGGATGATGATTCAACCGATTTAGATGAATTGATAGCCAATGAAACTGATCCAGATAAGAAATCGTTACTGGAACTGAAAAAGAATCTCCGTGTTAATGAAAGGAAATATTCCAAAGCCCTTTCTGAAATAAGTACTCTAAATGATGAGATTAACAACCTTCAAGCTAGAGGTCAGCACGGTACTGTCAGATATGATGAGAAAGAATTCGGTCATGCTTTAGAGGACCTCAGGAATAAGTGTAATCAGTATGAAAATACAATTAAAGACTTAGAAAAAGATTTGAAAGCCATGACAATGGCTGCTTCAGAGGCTCAGGGAAGTTTGAATACAACTCAAGATGAACTTGTAAAGGCCACAGAAGAAATGGCACAGCTTTATCATCTTGTATGTGAAGTGAATGGTGAAACTCCAAGCCGAGTTATGCTTGACCATGCCAAGGCTGCCGCACAATTGTCTCGAGATGGTTCACGTAGCAGTAGTGAAGAGAAAGAAGACCCTAACCCTAAAAAGAACGGTGATAAATCACCAAGGAAGACCAAATCAAAAGCTAAGAAGAATTATGATGATATCAAAGGCGATCCGATATCATGTTACAAACTTACCGAAACTGTCATCGATCAGGTTAAATATTTGAAGAGGGCAGTAGAGCATTTGATGGAAGTGTCACGACAACGTAATGGCGATAACGAGAATACGGATGTTCAGGAATTACAAGAACAAGTTGTTAAACTGAAAGCCATGTTGTCTACAAAACGAGAACAAATAGCAACATTGAGAAGTGTGCTCAAGGCAAACAAATCAACTGCTGAAGTAGCATTAgctaatttgaaacaaaaatatgaCACTGAAAAAGTGATTGTCACTGAGACAATGATGAAGCTGAGAAACGAACTGAAAGCATTGAAAGAAGATGCGGCCACATTTGCATCTCTGAGAGCAATGTTTGCACAGCGTTGTGATGAATATGTCACACAACTGGATGAAATGCAGAGACAGTTGGCGAGCGCAGAGGAAGAGAAGAAGACATTGAATTCATTGTTACGAATGGCAATTCAACAAAAACTTACCCTTACACAGAGGTTGGAAGATCTGGAATTTGACAGAGAACGACGGAATATGCGTAGAGGACAAGGCGGACGCAATAAAATGGGGACTTCCAAA tGCTAG
- the LOC139485383 gene encoding protein bicaudal D homolog 1-like isoform X3, giving the protein MSDPSSADQSVEELRREVERLQTELAETTQEKVQAAEYGLAVLEEKQQLQQQIEEIETQYETLKQELDTAKEALNKHQDTFRKQQKSGIHHEDTFLQETATREESYKTSINELETELKSFKQSFDRSSAENERLHQAVLELQQQTDTLEDQRRQYKNDISEFRKRENRNLADYAELEEENISLQKTVSQLKQSQVEFEGMKHEIRRLHEELDDLNIQLDENTSLKKIVEKNLEEALNSLQHEREQKHSLKKELDQRINQESMFNLSNLAHMSGLSEGLPNSRSEIIDDTDEGQGEHDNPALRRIEADFQNDDTKSLVKPGPGKVNDILSEIQENEVKKLEQLLDQSEQEKGELQKALDEAQKLIEDTQQDLIEQKKRADQLKSHINSVIKERETELGMDDDSTDLDELIANETDPDKKSLLELKKNLRVNERKYSKALSEISTLNDEINNLQARGQHGTVRYDEKEFGHALEDLRNKCNQYENTIKDLEKDLKAMTMAASEAQGSLNTTQDELVKATEEMAQLYHLVCEVNGETPSRVMLDHAKAAAQLSRDGSRSSSEEKEDPNPKKNGDKSPRKTKSKAKKNYDDIKGDPISCYKLTETVIDQVKYLKRAVEHLMEVSRQRNGDNENTDVQELQEQVVKLKAMLSTKREQIATLRSVLKANKSTAEVALANLKQKYDTEKVIVTETMMKLRNELKALKEDAATFASLRAMFAQRCDEYVTQLDEMQRQLASAEEEKKTLNSLLRMAIQQKLTLTQRLEDLEFDRERRNMRRGQGGRNKMGTSKVSFEWPKRFWRQNEF; this is encoded by the exons GCATTAAACAAACATCAGGACACATTTCGTAAGCAACAAAAAAGTGGAATTCACCATGAAGACACATTCCTACAGGAAACAGCTACAAGGGAAGAAAGTTATAAAACATCAATCAATGAACTTGAGACTGaattaaaatcattcaaacagtcCTTCGATCGGAGCTCAGCCGAAAATGAGCGATTACATCAAGCAGTTTTGGAATTACAACAACAAACTGATACATTAGAAGATCAAAGAAGAcaatataaaaatgacatttccGAGTTCAGAAAACGGGAAAATCGAAATTTGGCTGATTATGCTGAACTCGAAGAAGAAAACATTTCACTCCAAAAAACAGTTTCTCAGTTAAAACAGAGTCAGGTTGAATTTGAAGGAATGAAACATGAAATTCGAAGACTTCATGAAGAACTTGACGATCTTAACATTCAATTGGATGAAAACAcaagtttgaaaaaaattgttgaaaaaaatttaGAAGAAGCATTAAATTCATTACAACATGAGCGAGAACAAAAACATTCACTCAAGAAAGAACTTGACCAAAGAATTAATCAAGAATCTATGTTTAATTTAAGTAATTTAGCTCACATGAGCGGGCTCAGTGAAGGACTACCAAATAGTAGATCAGAAATTATTGATGACACTGACGAAGGACAGGGTGAACACGATAATCCTGCATTAAGGAGGATAGAGGCAGACTTCCAAAATGATGATACAAAATCTCTCGTTAAACCAGGTCCTGGTAAAGTGAATGACATTCTTAGTGAAATTCAAGAGAATGAGGTTAAAAAATTAGAACAACTTTTAGATCAAAGTGAACAAGAAAAAGGTGAACTTCAAAAAGCTTTAGATGAGGCTCAAAAGCTGATTGAGGACACTCAGCAGGACCTTATAGAACAAAAGAAACGTGCCGATCAATTGAAATCTCATATAAATTCTGTGATAAAGGAAAGAGAGACGGAGCTTGGCATGGATGATGATTCAACCGATTTAGATGAATTGATAGCCAATGAAACTGATCCAGATAAGAAATCGTTACTGGAACTGAAAAAGAATCTCCGTGTTAATGAAAGGAAATATTCCAAAGCCCTTTCTGAAATAAGTACTCTAAATGATGAGATTAACAACCTTCAAGCTAGAGGTCAGCACGGTACTGTCAGATATGATGAGAAAGAATTCGGTCATGCTTTAGAGGACCTCAGGAATAAGTGTAATCAGTATGAAAATACAATTAAAGACTTAGAAAAAGATTTGAAAGCCATGACAATGGCTGCTTCAGAGGCTCAGGGAAGTTTGAATACAACTCAAGATGAACTTGTAAAGGCCACAGAAGAAATGGCACAGCTTTATCATCTTGTATGTGAAGTGAATGGTGAAACTCCAAGCCGAGTTATGCTTGACCATGCCAAGGCTGCCGCACAATTGTCTCGAGATGGTTCACGTAGCAGTAGTGAAGAGAAAGAAGACCCTAACCCTAAAAAGAACGGTGATAAATCACCAAGGAAGACCAAATCAAAAGCTAAGAAGAATTATGATGATATCAAAGGCGATCCGATATCATGTTACAAACTTACCGAAACTGTCATCGATCAGGTTAAATATTTGAAGAGGGCAGTAGAGCATTTGATGGAAGTGTCACGACAACGTAATGGCGATAACGAGAATACGGATGTTCAGGAATTACAAGAACAAGTTGTTAAACTGAAAGCCATGTTGTCTACAAAACGAGAACAAATAGCAACATTGAGAAGTGTGCTCAAGGCAAACAAATCAACTGCTGAAGTAGCATTAgctaatttgaaacaaaaatatgaCACTGAAAAAGTGATTGTCACTGAGACAATGATGAAGCTGAGAAACGAACTGAAAGCATTGAAAGAAGATGCGGCCACATTTGCATCTCTGAGAGCAATGTTTGCACAGCGTTGTGATGAATATGTCACACAACTGGATGAAATGCAGAGACAGTTGGCGAGCGCAGAGGAAGAGAAGAAGACATTGAATTCATTGTTACGAATGGCAATTCAACAAAAACTTACCCTTACACAGAGGTTGGAAGATCTGGAATTTGACAGAGAACGACGGAATATGCGTAGAGGACAAGGCGGACGCAATAAAATGGGGACTTCCAAA GTTTCTTTTGAATGGCCTAAACGTTTTTGGAGACAG AATGAATTCTGA